In Zingiber officinale cultivar Zhangliang chromosome 11B, Zo_v1.1, whole genome shotgun sequence, a single window of DNA contains:
- the LOC122035024 gene encoding receptor-like serine/threonine-protein kinase SD1-8 → MARMQRFLFQFLNILAAISIVHCQTSDSLTPNSSLRNDQNLTSSGGIFQLGFFTPISGSVQGYIAIWYNNSSITERTVVWIANRNQSVNTSTATLNFTSDGNLILFDNGTDVSWSTGTSTAQNSAQVQLLDSGNLVLTVASDGNGGSKKTLWQSFDHPSDTFLPGMRLGVDYRNNTSWQLVSWKSVTNPSPGNYAFKMETRGVPEIFLWNGSSKIYRTGPWNDKGSFSGSPIMKNSSISSQVEFNFVSNSSMVYFSTSYKVGSSVLTRSVMNASGKYERWNWTRGGWSLYWNVPVDDCDVYARCGRNSICTRDYISFTCDCLEGFAPKNGSLGCNRKKPLSCASNRVLKVANAKLPDTENATIRGQMSLGACNDVCTNDCSCVAYALVGENGCVTWEGDLLDLRNFSQGGDDLYIRLEGSSKRSELVWAIAVPVFLAFLLLCSLSMFMRRRKRVGKQDCRETGSESSPVKDDTSLSTVAFDASEPRSRSRSRSRSRSRSRSINSETSGPCIEGAGAGRLDILGALPSYDLSTIKAATNDFSINNKLGEGGFGVVYMGQLQDGQKIAVKKLSRHSSQGPSEFQNELSLISKLQHRNLLRVLGSCIQGDERLIILEYMENKSLDGFIYDKTKGALLSWQKRLDIINGIARGLLYLHQDSILRIIHRDLKPSNILLDKNMTPKISDFGISRIFEGDGAPMNATTRPVGTLGYMAPEYLADGLFSFKSDVFSFGVLVLEILSGRRNKVFNQTDMSSNLLVQAYRLWKDGRSLELLDDALDCSYPTIEILRCIRMALLCVQENTEDRPTMAEVVMMLASEDQLLTPLKQPLIRSIACERGFTTQEMSTTMTGR, encoded by the exons ATGGCCAGGATGCAGCGCTTTCTTTTCCAGTTCCTAAACATACTAGCAGCCATATCCATTGTTCATTGTCAGACAA GCGATTCCTTGACTCCAAATAGCTCGCTCAGAAATGATCAGAACTTGACTTCTTCCGGAGGTATATTCCAACTCGGCTTCTTCACTCCCATCAGTGGCTCGGTACAGGGATACATAGCGATATGGTACAACAATTCCTCTATCACGGAACGCACAGTAGTATGGATTGCCAATAGGAACCAGTCCGTCAACACCTCCACCGCGACACTCAACTTCACCTCCGATGGCAATCTAATCCTTTTCGACAACGGAACTGATGTTTCATGGTCGACCGGGACATCCACAGCTCAAAATTCAGCACAAGTGCAGCTTTTGGACTCAGGCAATCTCGTCCTGACCGTTGCCAGCGACGGCAACGGTGGCTCGAAGAAGACTCTGTGGCAGAGTTTCGACCATCCGAGCGACACTTTCCTACCCGGCATGAGGCTCGGAGTTGACTACCGAAACAACACCTCGTGGCAGCTCGTGTCGTGGAAGAGCGTCACCAACCCCTCTCCGGGCAACTACGCCTTCAAGATGGAGACTCGAGGAGTTCCAGAGATCTTCCTCTGGAATGGCTCCTCTAAAATCTACCGAACGGGTCCGTGGAACGATAAGGGATCATTCAGCGGCAGCCCAATTATGAAGAACAGCAGCATTTCGAGCCAAGTAGAGTTCAATTTCGTGTCCAACAGTTCTATGGTGTACTTCTCGACTTCATACAAGGTCGGGTCGTCGGTGCTGACTCGGTCAGTGATGAACGCCTCCGGCAAATACGAGCGGTGGAACTGGACGAGAGGCGGGTGGTCGCTCTACTGGAACGTGCCCGTGGATGACTGCGACGTGTACGCGCGCTGCGGGCGCAACAGCATCTGCACCAGGGACTACATCTCCTTCACCTGCGATTGCTTGGAAGGCTTCGCGCCGAAGAACGGAAGCCTCGGATGCAACAGAAAGAAGCCATTGAGTTGCGCGTCGAACAGAGTCTTGAAGGTAGCCAACGCGAAGCTGCCCGACACAGAGAACGCCACGATACGAGGCCAGATGAGCCTGGGTGCGTGCAACGACGTGTGCACCAACGACTGCTCCTGCGTCGCGTACGCACTGGTTGGGGAAAACGGGTGCGTCACTTGGGAAGGCGATTTACTGGATCTCAGGAATTTTTCCCAAGGAGGGGATGATTTATATATCCGCCTTGAAG GGTCTTCGAAACGCAGTGAGCTTGTTTGGGCGATTGCCGTTCCTGTGTTCCTGGCATTTCTGCTGCTGTGTAGTCTGAGTATGTTCATGCGGAGGAGAAAGAGAGTAGGGAAACAAG ACTGCCGTGAGACTGGCTCCGAATCCTCCCCGGTCAAGGACGATACCAG CCTCTCGACAGTGGCTTTTGATGCATCAGAACCGAGGTCGAGATCGAGATCGAGGTCGAGGTCGAGGTCGAGGTCGAGGTCGATCAACTCTGAGACATCTGGTCCGTGTATTGAAGGAGCAGGTGCAG GTCGGCTCGACATCTTGGGGGCACTGCCTTCCTATGATCTGTCTACAATAAAGGCTGCAACAAATGATTTCTCTATCAACAACAAACTTGGTGAAGGAGGATTTGGTGTGGTTTACATG GGCCAATTGCAAGATGGACAAAAAATTGCTGTGAAGAAATTATCTAGACATTCTTCGCAGGGCCCAAGCGAGTTCCAGAATGAGCTCTCGCTAATATCCAAGTTACAACACAGAAATCTTCTTCGTGTCCTCGGCTCCTGCATTCAAGGAGATGAGAGACTTATCATCTTAGAATACATGGAGAACAAGAGCTTAGATGGTTTCATTTACG ATAAAACGAAAGGCGCATTGCTAAGTTGGCAAAAGCGCCTTGACATTATAAATGGCATTGCTCGGGGACTTCTATACCTGCATCAAGACTCTATCTTGAGAATCATTCATAGAGATCTCAAGCCGAGCAATATTCTCCTAGACAAAAATATGACTCCAAAGAtttctgattttggtatttcaAGAATATTCGAAGGTGATGGAGCTCCTATGAATGCAACCACAAGACCTGTTGGAACACT TGGATATATGGCACCAGAGTACTTAGCAGATGGACTTTTTTCATTTAAATCAGATGTATTCAGCTTTGGTGTCTTAGTATTAGAAATATTAAGTGGCAGGAGGAACAAAGTGTTCAATCAAACAGATATGAGCTCAAACCTTTTAGTACAA GCATATAGACTATGGAAGGATGGTAGATCACTTGAGCTTCTTGATGATGCACTAGATTGCTCGTATCCTACCATTGAAATCCTACGTTGTATTCGGATGGCTCTTTTATGTGTGCAAGAAAATACTGAAGACCGGCCCACAATGGCTGAAGTTGTAATGATGTTGGCAAGTGAGGACCAGCTTCTTACTCCACTTAAGCAGCCATTAATAAGATCAATCGCCTGTGAAAGAGGCTTCACAACTCAAGAAATGAGTACTACAATGACAGGTAGATGA